TAACGACGACAACTTCCGGCAAAGTTcataaaagcaaaaagcatGTCAAACCCCGAAACTGAAAAGTGCAAACAGACAGGGGAGCGACGACGGAGATAACTCTGAATATCCTTTTTTCCCGGCAACGAGATCCACAGGAAGCGACTCGCAAATCACGTCAAACTGAAGTGCAAATGGAACCCCAAATTCTCGGTCCTGAAGAGCAGGAAGTGGGCTATTAGACCCTTAAGAGGACACAAAACGGCCTAGGAAAAGCGCAATAATTACATACACGGTCGGCAAATTGAATCAGGCGAACGAAGAGGGGACACACAGATAAGCAATCTGATCTTGAGAAATCAGGCGAACAATCCGAAAACATGAAATTAAAGTGCTCGAATGTCTTTCGAGAAGAGGAAAAATTGCGCAAGTCGGTTGAGAAGATGCAGGCAGAAAGTTGAGCAACTTTTGTCGGGTTTCTGACAGCCAGGATCAGAGAGGATCGAGGTTCCCAGACCTGCACGTGCAAAATCAAATCCTCCAGATAGGTTTCAAATTCGTGGCTGCCACGGAAACGCGGCCAGCACAATGGGACACACCTCCAAGATTCGGATTTGGATGTGGACCACTGCTATAAGTACAGCCCGACATCCGATGCCAGATTCAGACTCCGATTCTCCGCCAACTTCTCCGATTTCAGACTGTTGAATGCCCCACGggattatttatatttatgcaacAGGAGAGCGAGAGGAAACAAGTGATGAAGTCGCTGCTTCCATTTCCAATTCAGTTTTGATTGTTGTGTCCTCCACAAGGAGAAATTATTAGCtgtataaatgaaatatattttaggaattaagaattttaaaagcgcTCTTTAAAGCTTTCGAAGATCctgtttttaaatacaatcCTCCAAGGAAtccaaattaattagaattttttagtgatattttaatttatttaaatttaaattatttcaaatattttatattttttacattatttgatgtcctataaaataataatataatatctgTAAGTCgccttattttaaatatttttctccgTGCATTAGTTGGACCTTGCATAAGTGCCAGTACCTTAGTTTTGAGTCTCATTTTGAGGACCTTTTGTGGTCCTCGCAACGAGAGGAGACTCTTTGTTTCGCTCTGAACATTTGCCAGCCAACATAACTTAAGgactttttgtttgccttttttacAATTGAATCCCTGCTCCTCGCTGCTGTTAAGTAGGATGTCCTGTTCGGCGTtggtcttttgtttttgttcttgAGGAGATATAGTGAACCAAAAACCTGGCAACGTCTCGTTTGCATCTTTAAGCCCCGAAGATTATGTCATACGCAGATTATTGCCGATATGAGTTGTCTAATATCTGCGTTACATTTCTCACGCCCAACAAGAACTGTTGGCAAAAGTTTCCGATTTCATTGCCCGATATGCTGAGAAATTTTACACATTTCCTGCAAAAATCTACGGGCAAAATGTGTTTATGTTTTCACTTTTCCGACAGCAGATAGAGAATCTTCGAGGCCTTGCCGAATTTGTCCCACTTTTCCGGCTAAAAGTGTTCAAAGATCTCCGAAGATAGTTGCATTAGAAGCGGTAACTTTCTTTGATTAGATTAGACGGTCTTATAGAGATGctttcctttcaaaataatctGAATAAACAGGAAATGCTAAGTGCAAgtaggtttaaaatttaaaaaaaatatatattaacctaatataataaaaattcccATAAATAACCCCcatattacatttttcaaatctttGAACTCTTTTTTAGCTCTTTTAGTTTCCCATTCCCGACTACATCAATAGCATTGTAATTATGCGAGTTCGTTGCTCCGGTGAGATCATTAACCTTCAACCTTTCAACTTATACTTGGCTCCTTTAGTCATCGTGGAATAACAAACATCATCGCCTTTTTTTCTGATCCGTGGGAAGAGAGTTGTAAGCTTCAACTGAAGGATCCACGGCTGATTGAAATTGAATACAGAGCGTTGGCAATTCGAGGCCTATTATTACGCACAATACACCTAATGGCACCTGATGCCCTAAGATTTTCTAACAAGACCTAACACAATCGATTCACCAGCCATGcgggaaattttaaattctatatttttcccaaaaaaaatgggCATTGAAAAGGGAACGGGGTTTGAATAAATAGCGAATCTTGAACAACTAACTTCTACGAACTGAGCAGAAAAAAAGGGTTAGCCAAGAGAAAGGATTTCCATTTCTTTGACCTTTTTTTAAGGACTCGAACAAGTGGGCGATCAATCTAGCATGCGCAATATGCTTTTTGTTTCAATCATGAAATTATTATCTATCCAGGAGCAGGGAAATCCTCGAAAAACCCTCATCAAATCGCTAACTGGTGGTAGCTCAATATAAAGGGGCAATTCTGGGCATGGCTTATCGATTGGTTAGGATCTGTGGAAGGTGGAGTTATGGAGCTGGAGAAATATCTTTGTCCACAAAGGACTACCAGAGAAGCGGGTGAGTTGTCATCGCAGGGAGATTTCCATGGAAGATAGATAGCCAGAGATTCTTTCTCCATGAATTAATGTGAAAGTTGTATAATAAGAAGTGAAAAGGGGTATATTAAAACCAAGAGCaggtttaatttattaatctaAGTAATTTTAGGTTTAAagcaaattttaaagaaaaaaaataataatttacgaaCTATTCattagatttaaaaattaaaatttgtagtttatcaaaccattttttaatgaatagttcactgtattaaaaattatataattacaatttaaatgtctatttagttttatgattataaacgaaaatatataataatagttGTTACTTAGCCTATATTTAGGATTATTACAacttaataaacacaacaactttataatacttttttatttaaacgaaataatgaaatatttaactattaaATTCATACTTTTAAACATTTCAAACGAGGCAGATTACCAGGTATTGACCAGTCCAATAACTCTATTTTGAGTTAAATTTCTCTAACGATAGTTAGGAATAATTTGATTTGTGATTTGTCTACCAATTAATGCACGATCATGACTGGGCTACTGACTGACGGCATTTTGATTTCGCTTGCCATCGAGTATCGAATGTCGTCGACGTGGGAAGCACGCACAGGATTCCAGGATCAGCGTTCGAATAAAAGGAACCCAGTCCGTCAAGATGAAAGATACGCGAGATCAACATGTAATCTTTGGCATAAATTCGTGAAACGCTTAAGAAAAACTGACAACAACGGCGGGACAATGAGCGCATGTTGCATGCCCGATCGAATGTCCTTTGATATCAAACGTTAAAGGAGCACCGAGCGGTACTTGAATTTCATTATGCGAAAAGGTAGAGGCCGCTCCATCTTTATCCTTTGTGTGCCCCGTTGTCGAGACCTGTTGTCGTCTGAGTCcacatttttcagtttttcattTTGAGTCTGAGTCAgagcactcagaaaaaatatattaataataataaaaaattagtcatcgttatataattaaattaaattgattttaaaataagaaaaatgataattaatacattaattaattacttacataataattatgtaAATTGCCTATTGTCAAAACTACCTACATAATAATttagtaattaaataataaaattgtttaaaatgagagaaatttaaaaaaggaaataaaatgtattattattatttttattgttataaatatattatatattaatattatatattgaatttttattgaaacagaAATATTATAAGGAAATGTTTCCaacattattaataaatgggttaattagttaaaattatcaaaagttattatttttttaacagattttaaataaatgtcaaGGGCCAGCGATTTCATTGCCAAAATGAAGTGCGAATTTAAGCCCGTCTTTTTTCGAGTGAGGCAAAGAAGCAACCCTTGCAGTTCGGGGGAATTTCGAGTTCGATGCTGCCAGTGCGGCTGCCTCGTTCTTTTTTTACCCAGAACGCACACTTCAACCCTCTGGAACCCGCACCCGTGCCTGTTCTCCCGAATGTCCTGCCCCGAATGTCCTGCCTGTCAACTCCTTTTGTCATCGCCATCATTTGCGGCCGCTTGACACTTGCAGATTAGTAAAGTGTTGAGTGCcggagaaatatttttcctgcTAATTGCCGACGGACAATTAGTTGTGCTCCAAATCGATTGCAGTCTCTGCAGGATTCGCAGGACATGAGCAGTGCAATGATTTGCATTCTTTATTGTCTGAACATCTGACCCGTGTTCGTGGCAGTCATTCTCAATTTTTTCTCGAATTGTTGAATGTTGAATTAACTTCTCAGCTTGATTCATGACTTTTGGTAATTTTAATCTTCCTTTCCGGTCTTGCACTCTTTTTTTGTGGGCGTTTTGCTTGCCCTGTTTCTGTTCAGAGTCCTTTCTTTGaatcaaaatatctttaaGTGGTTGGATATTGATCTAAAAGGGAGAGAAAATTaccataattttctttttgctaAAATTCTCTTCCTATtccatataatttaaaaagagtaaaaCTCCAATTTGTTTTATCTATTAAGACACATTTTCTTGAACTCTATAATACTTATTGTTAACTTAACGcaatgcatttatttatagtaaacgtatgaaaaatattgcaaaattgtatattttgaAGGTAAACATTTACTGTTATTCAACCCtgcagttaaattaaaaagagtCTTTATACACTGAAAACGATGTGTTTCTTTATCGATCGATTCGTTACTTTATTTGTAAAGTATACTTTCAGGCTTgtttaaaatgtagaaaaatgtgtaaaatgaATGTAGATATAATAATCTGGAAATGCCAAAACAATATACAAACCgatattttgtataatatatGCAAGTGAATcttaaaactatatttttatggaaACAATATCTAggtaaatatgtaaaatgctaaaaatttacaatttttaatgtaaaataaatttaactgcTCATAAGAAACAGAGatgaaatctttaaataattatgagTATAAAttcttcttttatattttagtatcgctgtaaaataaatgacaaaatgataaacataagtgcatctttaaatttattcctTCCGCTCTTTGCAACATTGTTTCATGTTTTATCATCACATCGTCCTCTCTAAAAATAATCCCCCCAATATGCATAAATTAGGCTTGCGGATCTCACAGTGTCTGGGACCTGTGTACACGCTAATTATAATGACAAATCGGTCAATTATAATGCCATGTCATAAATTTCTGAACTGCGATCGATCAGCCAGCCCCATCCGACCGCTCGAATATTGAATAAAATGGATCGTAAATTGGGAAAACATGCCTGTTCACCGTGTTGCTCACCTGCATTGGGGCGACTTCATTAAGGAGCTACATACACCGGGTTCCCTGGCATCGAAATAATTAACAGGACTCTCCGATAGTCTCTAGGCGAAAAGTGCAGATTCTTGTAAGCCAGATCAATGGGCGAGCAATTTGCCAGCAGAGCTCAAGGCAAAAGTAAAAGGAagctggatgtggatgtgtggATATGCGGATGCAGTTCGAAATCGGGGGCTTTAATGAAGCCAGTGGACAGCCTCCTCGAAAGCTGTCAGAATGGCCATTTCggcgccacgcccccagcATTAAAAAGCCACTAACCAGGACATgggggcggggggcgtggcaccggTCAACCTGTCATAACGATCGGCGATCGTgtagttttcaaatttattgtcGACACGCAATTCTACGCCCCCGAAGGCGAGAATTATGGactggaaaaaaatgtaaagataAGAAATAcgtatatttttggaatacaataaatatttcaatggaGATTTACATTAACAAAAAACTATAAGTTACACTTTGTAGTACTATTCTTCCATTTAAGAGTATCCTCATTTATTATTACACATTAGGgaatatcttaaaatatataaacgtcaggtaaataaatgtaataaaatatttataatttctttagtatttgaattattttctaaagtcTCAGAAAAATACCTTGACACTTATTTCTGAAGTTATGTCctgtaaaatcatttttactGTGCACCGGTGGAATGGCAACGTGTTTGCCTGGCATTCATCTTGCCTTATTTCTGTTAAGTTCTTTCACTCCTCGCGAAGGGGAAGAGAACTGTTTCGCCCGGTAATTGCCGCACTTAAGCGCAACGGTATAACCAGTTCCAAAACCATCTCGGATCTCGAAAgcccagctcctcctcctctcgGGAGATGTCCATCAGGCAGCTGACCGCAGAAAGGGCACGGCCGAGTCCCCAACCTATGGGTCCAAACCCCATCCCATGCCATCCACATCCCCAGCAGTTTTGTCTCTGCCTCCCTGGCATTTCGCATTAAATCTGCAACTGGCCAGGCACATTCTCTTTTTCCATACCCTTGAATGGGGCTATTGAAATTGTTTATAGGTTTAAGTGCTCTGTAAGGGATTTTCGTTTATATTatagaaaaaaagtaaagtttGACCCTAATTTTGGATATAGTACCCCAATAATATATCTCAACTTAACGttaagatataaatatttatatatgaatttataataattctaaaagtattatatttaacaaaaaccgttggaatttcaaaaatatcattataaagtaagattattaaaataaatataaagaacTCTATAATGTTTTGAAGTAGGTACAAATATTCCGACTAATATTTGTTACATATCATTtaacaacaaataattaagTAATACTTAACATATCATGAAGCAAGATGACTAAAATATAgattataataattcaatataatatttattaaatatttattttataagcatatttaATCAAGGGAATTCCAAGTGTATTCCTCGTCTCGGTGCCGGATGCTCACGTTCCCTTCGTGATTTTTATGGTCATGTGCTGTATTTCTTCACGCAGATCGCGTCGTTGATGCAGCCGGGTCAGAATCGCAGTCAGGGGGACTCGAACTTGGGATGTGATTGCCGGTTTGCGATAAGACAGCATACCAAAGCCCGAGCTCCGATTGTCTTACACACATATCTAAAAATAGCATGGGGCCTGaaactgaatctgaatctggaaCTGAAGCTGAAATTGCAACCTGGCAACCTGGAAACCTGGCGCATGCAATCATTAGTGGAAATTTTACCGGCCACTCTCCAGTtggctaaataaatacatccAGTCCCCGAGGGGCAATAAAACCAGCCAAATGACGACACGCAGACGCCAAAGAagatgctttttttttaagaaaaagaagaaggaggAGTGAGTCGCATTCCAGGTGAAAAGAAGGCGACCGCAAGCAAGGTCGTTCAGCGACCTTCACGTCCACTTGGTTTCCCGTTGAGTGCCGCATTTACTGGTCTCGATTTCTTGGGGCAGATCAGTAAACAACCACTGGACATTTATGGAAATGCCGCTCTTAATTGGCCAAATGTGGCTCTATAAAGGCCCTAAACGGCCGCCTTGACTTTGTCACCGGGTTGGCTCCTCTGTATTGTCCCCGATCGCTCAGTGATCTGATCATCTGGGTTTCCAGTTCTTCGCCGGCTTTTTAGCTTCCGCGTTTCACTCGGAAGAGTGATAGCCCAGCAGGTTTTTGCTGCCAGGGCATTATGATTATCCCAACACAGAAGAGCTCTTGTCACTGCTTATCTTTTTAATCCAGGTACTGGGAGAAATAAAGGGACCTTAAGTACTTAAGCTATATATTCCCTAAATTCTATACAATTTCAGCTAGATTTTCAAGTAGCAAACATGATCAAAgataaaatatgattaaattaaaaaaaaacctaatttGATTATTAACAGGGAAGCTAAGCAAGTTATACTTTTAtgataaaaagtatttaagaaataattcttaacttaaaaatgtttatgtttatttttaagtctgtacaaatattttgaaaatgatttcttataaattaaagtgaaatttttggatatatttattgacgAACTGCGATAAATTATATCACTTTTTGTTGAAGCTTTCCGATCTGCAAGTTATTAGAATTAAGAAGTCATGGTCAAAGTTTAATCACACATTTTCGTAATAATTATTTCCCAGTGTATGCATAAGAGCGTTCGACCCTCCCAACTGCGATTCCTTGGCGTCAGCTGTCCTGCTGCTACTTTGTCACTTGTTCatatcaattaaattttaatgatatTGTCCAGAAAACCGACTCTCCTTCTCCACGCCGCAGGCTGCAtgtttttaatcaattttaagtGGCTATTTACTTTGCGGATCGGAGGAGCAATCGCCCCCAGGACAACCTGTTCCCCAATCGTTCCCCAATCACATCCCGATCCCACATCCGTTCCCCGCCCGCTGCGAGATTAATGATTAATGCACAACTCCCATTTACTCTCGatgtaatttagtttatttcacTACACAAGTCACTTAGTGGTCTAATTAGGATAGTTTTTCGATCTTTTCGTTCTTAATGCTGTTTAATAGGTAGGTGCTCTGGATTTTATGGCAAGTTGCTAGTTCTGCTGGATTTTTCGAGTAGTGCGCTAATGTCGGCTGAATAAATTAGGCTCGGTTCTTTTTATGGTTACGGactacaattacaattacaataccAACAactacaataaattaattaaaacattaactaaacattaaacaaaattcGTTTACTGactaaacacacacacactggatCTCGTGGGAACTGAAACTAGTGGCTACGTACTAGGGTACATCTAATTAGGTTTATCTATTTAGATCTAGGATTAGGTTAACTAGACTAACTACAATACGACTTGGATCACATGTGAATGCCTGCGCAGCTGTCTCTTTTTCAGTGGGGAAGTGCGGGTTTATCTTTTTTGGACACTCGGAAAAACCATCGTAATAAACTAGAAAAAATTGCCAGAGATTGCTAAGAGTTTTTAATCAATTCgttaattataaaaagtgGATCGCATTTTTcttcatttgaatttttcactaaccatatataatttttcttaCAGTTTTAGATATAGTCTAACAATTTTCTATACAGTTTCTAAAATATGAAAGTTTAATTTAGattaatgtaaatttattttgtaattttattggTTCTTTTCTTTACTAAGaggattctttttttttttaagaccaatttcgtaataaatttaaaaaaaatatttaattttaaaatgtttttttaattttttaattcaattgggAAATTTGTTCTCTTTAACTTCAttagaaatattgtaataagtTTTATAAtggctataaaaaataaatatttcaagattAACTAATTTTTGCTCCCTAACTTTCTAGCCTTATTTtccaaattgaaaatgttattaaaaatattccaaaaagtTTTCTAATCTCTCCTAATTTTCCTGTATTTTCCATtagtttttttctgttctggCATCTTTTCCTACTTCATTTCGAGTGTTTTTCCGCGTGGAGTCTGACCATTTGGCCCCTATTTGAGCTTGAGAAACGTGAGCAACGCCTTCTGTATCAGACTGCGATTGATGGTGGAGTCGGCGGTGTAACGCACTCCCCACAGGTTGCCATCGTTGTGGTCCACCACTCCGTACTCGCCAACGATGAAGCCATCGTCGGTCTTCTCCTCTACGCGATACTTTCGGTAGTTGCGTCCCTCGACCACGTAGGCGACTTTGTCTTCGTCATCAGTGGGGCTCTGTCCCTCGGATCCCGAATCGCCGCCCTCCCCCGTTGAATCTGAACCACCACCATCGTCATCGCTGCCATCCGAATAATCGTTGGCATTTGCATTGTAAACCACCGAGCCACGTCCTCTGTTGATGCCACGATTTGTGGCCACGGTGGTGCTGCTTGGTGGATTGGCTTGGACTGGACCGGCTGGCGTGGTTGCACCACCTGCACCACCACCCTGCAGTCCATGGGCCCGTCCGTTTGTCATAACACTAACGGACTCTTCAATTTCGTAATTCTGCTCTGAGGTCGGAGTATAGAGCTCGGGGCGCTCGGTGGTAAAGTGCTGatgctgcagttgttgtttcCCAGCTGAAGATCCAgcggatgaggaggaggacgaggagctgGAGCTGGAGCTGTACGAATAGCCACCACCTGACCCCGAAGTTGATGGCGCTGATGGGTCCACCGCCGATCCGACTGCTCCATGTTGGTGTGCAAATTTGGAAACACACTTGACTAGATCTGCAGCGAGGGGAtcgggaaaaagaaaaaagatgcAACAAAAGATGATGTTTGATAAGTTCAAGATTAGTTGGCCGGGGTTCAAGTGGTTAAACCCGTGCGTTGTCGCTGTCTGTCATAAGTACACAGGGCAGAaggttttgcaaaaaaaattcaaaagtgttgaaaaatggaaaaattaaaaaaaatcaaaccggacataaataaataaaaagaggtttaaaaaatataaagacaaaaaaccgatttataataaattagaatATATTGAAATCTAAAGTTTGCAAAAGTTAAAAAGTGTGTAATTAAACTGGaaaatgtatctaaaataGAACTTAACATTATTTAATCGCAAAATAAAcagcaataaaataatattaagctCTTTTTTCATCCTATATCattatagaaaatttttaaaaattactctGAGAAAGCTAAATAGTATACCATTAAACTAGAAAATTGATTCATAATAGAACCCCAATTTATCCCAACTTTGTTTACTCTGCCAACTTTAAAAGCTTTTCCTCAAGTGAAACAGGTCATAATAAATGATATGCGATTAAACTTGATGGGCCGCGGAAAATTGATCTGTTTAATTTATGCATTGCCAGTTGCAACACAACACTCGCcctgctgcacagtgtaatttgttttttttttaaccagaTTCAGACTTGGACTCACCTCTATTGGGCAATCCTTTGGCATTTTGATTAGAATGTTGATGCGGCGGTGATGAATGCTGACGTTGTTGCTCCCAGCACGGACttggatgttgctgttgctgttgcgcttcgtgttgctgctgcagatgttgctgctgctgctggtggtagTGACTCGGACCTGAGTGCTTTGATAAAATTGGATCCAATGGCTGCGGTGCATTCAATAAATCATAAGGCAATTTATCCAAATTGAAGAGTACTCGGCGAGTTGGTTGCTGCTGACTGTAGCTGTGATAATGATGTTGCCAAGTGGTTGGCCTGATGCTGGTTGAAGTAGTTCCACCAGGAGGCTTTACTGTGGTGACCCTGCTGGCCaatgttgctgccgtgctgctgggtgttgctgctgtgctgcttggtgttgctgctgtactCTGGGCCTCGCCAAAAGCGATGCGCGAGACAATCGCAGGTCGTGGTCGGGATCTCAATGGTACAAAAGTGCTGGTTGTTAGGGGTTTTCCAGTTGTACTTGTGCTACTTAAAGACTGGGCTGCAGTGGTGCTTCCCAAGGGAGCTttagttgttgctgccgtggtGGTGGTCAGTGTCTGGGGCCAATAGGTCTTCGCAGGCTCCCCATAAACCTTCGAGGGTTGCGAGTAAACCTTAGCTGGTTCCGAATAAAACTTAGAGGGCTGCCCGTAGACTTTCGAGGGCTCTGAGTAAACCTTCTCCGGCTGACCGTACATTTTCGAGGGTTCCGAGTAGACCTTTGCTGGTTCCGAGTAAAATTTACTCGGCACACTGTACATTTTTGAGGGCAGCGAATAGAATTTCGCGGGTTCCGAGGAACCATGGCCATGTTTCAGGCTCTCACTCACATTTCTTTGGGCCTCGGCCAGAATACCACTTCTCGTCTGCTGCCACGTCTGCAAATCGTCTACATTTTGGGAGATGGAACTGTAGGATATCGATCTGGACTGAGGACCGCGGCTGCCCTGTTTAGTGTCATGATAAATCACCGTTTGAAAGGGCaaacctgctgctgctggagagGCAGTTTCCTCATCGGCCACCTCACTTTGGTTGGTTTTCAAGAAGGAATGGGCAGAGGAAGCTGCCAGCAGAGGAGCAGCCAGTACACTTTGTATATTGGAGGCACTATTCAGGGAATCCACCTCGCTGTCCATGGAATCACCCGCCAATCGGGGTTCCGTTTCCTCTATGGAAAGCTCACTTTTATGCGAGCGGTTTACAAAATCCGTGCCACTTCCTGTGGCTCCAGAAGAAGAGCTAGGACCTCCTCTTTTGCTGGAGGAACTCACACTCACGGCCACCACTTTGACCTCATCCTTGCTTTTACTCGGGGCATCTTCAAGAAACACTATTTTACTGCCCGAGGTGACCAGCTTCACCACCTGCTTGGAATCAGCATGCTCATCTTCAGGAGAAATTACCGAACTCAGGGAATTCCTATAGCGATTCCTGCCCACATCCAGACTCCTGCCAGTTGCCATTCGCTGGCGAGGATTAGGATTTGGTGATAACGTAGATGGGGACTCTCCTCTGCCCTCGAAATCCTGCTCGCTGCTGTGCAGACTGCGCTGCTGATCATCGTGATCGAGGAACAGCTTGAGGAACTCGTTGCCCGCGATGAGCTCACTCTGCCTGCCGCCTGGAAAAGGGGCGGGATCGGGGGCGGGGCGTGTCCGGCAGCCGGACAACATCTGAAAATGTCAGAGATAAAAGGAGTGTTAGTTATGCCCGACATTTCCCTTGGAatcagtttttatttaaatgcaattgagAAGTGAGAGCATAAacacttggaaaaaaattacggataaatacaagaaaattttgacttaataataaatagtaaattataataaatataaaggtaataatattttagaaatattactcaaaaatatacatattcagatatatatatatttgacgaaatgtagcttctaaactaatgaatggaactcaatgcaatttatatgaaagttggagggcattctaatacctgtaaaatgagtcacttatggttgaaatcgggtaaccacaactcaagttagaaatttaaaaagtgtcaaaaacgttttttacactttaaataaaattttatccataaaaaaaattttaagtgtcattttcttaatcaggaagacgtaccttaccggaaaacaaaggtttcattcatggtatatttcatcgattttttttgtaaactggtgttattagtaattttagaaatattaatgGACATAATTTCCAAAGTTCCAAAGAATTTCAGTTA
This portion of the Drosophila takahashii strain IR98-3 E-12201 chromosome 3R, DtakHiC1v2, whole genome shotgun sequence genome encodes:
- the LOC108059618 gene encoding uncharacterized protein — translated: MAHFCWLLKFGFLLLMLSGCRTRPAPDPAPFPGGRQSELIAGNEFLKLFLDHDDQQRSLHSSEQDFEGRGESPSTLSPNPNPRQRMATGRSLDVGRNRYRNSLSSVISPEDEHADSKQVVKLVTSGSKIVFLEDAPSKSKDEVKVVAVSVSSSSKRGGPSSSSGATGSGTDFVNRSHKSELSIEETEPRLAGDSMDSEVDSLNSASNIQSVLAAPLLAASSAHSFLKTNQSEVADEETASPAAAGLPFQTVIYHDTKQGSRGPQSRSISYSSISQNVDDLQTWQQTRSGILAEAQRNVSESLKHGHGSSEPAKFYSLPSKMYSVPSKFYSEPAKVYSEPSKMYGQPEKVYSEPSKVYGQPSKFYSEPAKVYSQPSKVYGEPAKTYWPQTLTTTTAATTKAPLGSTTAAQSLSSTSTTGKPLTTSTFVPLRSRPRPAIVSRIAFGEAQSTAATPSSTAATPSSTAATLASRVTTVKPPGGTTSTSIRPTTWQHHYHSYSQQQPTRRVLFNLDKLPYDLLNAPQPLDPILSKHSGPSHYHQQQQQHLQQQHEAQQQQQHPSPCWEQQRQHSSPPHQHSNQNAKGLPNRDLVKCVSKFAHQHGAVGSAVDPSAPSTSGSGGGYSYSSSSSSSSSSSSAGSSAGKQQLQHQHFTTERPELYTPTSEQNYEIEESVSVMTNGRAHGLQGGGAGGATTPAGPVQANPPSSTTVATNRGINRGRGSVVYNANANDYSDGSDDDGGGSDSTGEGGDSGSEGQSPTDDEDKVAYVVEGRNYRKYRVEEKTDDGFIVGEYGVVDHNDGNLWGVRYTADSTINRSLIQKALLTFLKLK